Proteins co-encoded in one Paracoccus aestuarii genomic window:
- a CDS encoding tyrosine-type recombinase/integrase, with amino-acid sequence MRNREKLSEKLVRAAETRPRPWQVFDTEVVGLSICIYPSGSRSFMFDYRVAGRQRRFTIGRWPEWSVTAARDRAKVLRRDVDSGQDPMAEREDAREAPRFPDLVERYLREHAAHLAPRNAADQESMLRKLIEPHWKHRLVSEIEPADVERVLNLIAQGRSRPAKKKTKAKRAKPLAPPKPTPIRANRAGEMLRKVFNLAIAWKMRADNPALGFRRRMEVERELFLSMDEIARLGDALAAAEDQRAAAIIRICMLTGARVGEVRTARFEHFDLEREIWTKPAANTKQRRIHRVPISLDTVALVRTRLGAVPAGCDWLFPGDVEGKDQPVQELRRFWRCIQMQAELPDVRIHDLRHTFASLLVSGGASLEMIGKLLGHSQSRTTQRYAHLMDSPLRAGVDAVADLVRARPRLVHSASPAEMQEPMPEQAHAAGARSG; translated from the coding sequence TTGCGGAACAGAGAAAAACTCAGCGAGAAACTGGTCCGGGCGGCGGAGACCCGGCCTCGACCATGGCAGGTCTTCGACACCGAGGTGGTGGGCCTGTCGATCTGCATCTACCCATCCGGAAGCCGGTCCTTCATGTTCGATTACCGGGTCGCCGGGCGCCAGCGCCGCTTCACCATCGGACGCTGGCCGGAATGGAGCGTCACCGCCGCCCGGGACCGCGCCAAGGTCCTGCGCCGCGACGTCGACAGCGGACAGGATCCCATGGCCGAACGCGAGGATGCCCGCGAGGCGCCACGCTTTCCGGATCTGGTCGAACGCTATCTGCGTGAACATGCTGCCCATCTGGCGCCGCGCAATGCCGCCGATCAGGAATCCATGCTGCGCAAGCTGATCGAACCGCACTGGAAGCACCGGTTGGTCAGCGAAATCGAACCCGCCGATGTCGAGCGGGTGTTGAACCTGATTGCGCAGGGTCGATCCCGCCCGGCGAAGAAGAAGACCAAAGCCAAACGTGCTAAACCGCTGGCACCTCCAAAACCGACCCCGATCCGGGCCAACCGCGCGGGTGAAATGCTGCGCAAGGTCTTCAATCTGGCCATCGCGTGGAAGATGCGGGCGGATAATCCGGCGCTGGGCTTCCGCCGCCGCATGGAGGTGGAACGCGAACTATTTCTGTCAATGGACGAGATCGCCCGGCTTGGCGATGCGCTGGCCGCAGCCGAGGACCAGCGCGCAGCCGCCATCATCCGCATTTGCATGCTGACCGGCGCCAGGGTTGGCGAGGTGCGCACTGCCCGCTTCGAGCATTTCGATCTGGAACGTGAGATCTGGACGAAACCCGCGGCCAATACCAAGCAGCGCCGCATTCACCGGGTGCCAATCTCGCTGGACACGGTGGCGCTGGTTCGCACGCGGCTGGGCGCGGTGCCCGCAGGCTGCGACTGGCTGTTTCCCGGCGATGTCGAGGGAAAGGATCAGCCGGTACAGGAACTCCGCCGGTTCTGGCGCTGCATTCAAATGCAGGCCGAGCTGCCCGATGTTCGCATTCACGACCTGCGCCACACCTTCGCCTCGCTGCTGGTCAGCGGTGGTGCCTCGCTGGAGATGATTGGCAAACTGCTCGGTCATTCACAGTCGCGCACCACCCAGCGCTATGCCCATCTGATGGATTCGCCGCTGCGTGCCGGTGTCGATGCCGTCGCCGATCTGGTGCGAGCGAGGCCTCGGCTGGTCCATTCCGCCTCGCCCGCCGAAATGCAGGAGCCTATGCCGGAACAGGCGCACGCAGCTGGTGCCAGATCGGGCTGA